The genomic window CATGAAGTATCGTCGCTTTGAAGAACTGCCCGTCTGGCAGGATTCCGCCGGCCTCGCGCGGGCGATGTACGAGTTCACGTCAATAGAGCCTTTGCGACGCCATCCTGGACTCCGGGACCAGCTCGAACGCGCCGCGTTGTCGATCTCGAACAACATCGCCGAAGGCTTCGAGCGCGGCTCGACGAGCGAGCTGCTGGCTTTCCTGTTTATCGCACGCGGCTCGGCGGGCGAGGTGCGCTCGATGCTGCTGGTTATCGAAGGCTGGCCAACGCTGGACGATTTCAAATCTCAAATTTCAGATCTCAAAAACCGGAGCGAAAACATATCGCGGCAGCTTTACGGTTGGATCGAAAAGCTGAAAGAGTCGGATATCTCAGGGCAGCGTCATCTGGACGAAAAAGCGAGGACACGATACGCCGGGAAGCGGGATCGAGAAGAATTTCTAGAGCAGATTCGTCGGATCAATGAAGAAGCCGCGGAGGAGCGAAGAAAGTCCCGCAAACCGGAAAGCGAATCCTGAAGCCCTCTTTCGTTTGAAATATGAGATCTGAGATTTGAGATTCGCGAAGCGACACATGGACCGTTTTTTCTTCGCCGCCGGCTCTATCTCCGCCTTTCTCGCCGTCGCGCTCGGCGCGTTTGCCGCGCACGGGCTCAAAGGCAAGTTGACGGCGGACATGTTCGCCACCTTCGAAGTCGGCGTGCGTTATCATATGTATCACGCGCTCGCCTTGCTCGCCGTCGCGTGGGCGTCGACGCGCTGGCCGGGATCTTCCGCTACCGCCGCCGGCTGGCTGTTCATCTTCGGCACGGTCGTCTTCTCCGGCAGCCTTTACCTCCTCGCCCTCGGCGGCCCGCGCTGGCTCGGAGCGATCACCCCCATAGGAGGCCTCGCCTTCTTACTCGCATGGCTTCTTCTCGCATGGTCCGTCTGGCGCTGATCTGATCCGCCGATTCCCGCAAGAATGGAGTAATGAAGTAAAGGGGTATTGGAATTTGGGTTAAACCCATTACTCCATGACTCCATGACTCCACCACTCCAATACTACTCCAACGCACAGCCATCGTTATGGACATAACTCTCCACCTAGATTAAACTGATCCTACTCATGATCATCGGGGTCCCGAAGGAAATAAAAGAGGAAGAAAATCGCGTCGCGATCACCCCGACCGGAGTCGCGGCGTTCATCGCTCACGGCCATCAGGTGCTGATGCAAAAGGGCGCGGGGACCGGCAGCGGCATCCTGGATCGATCTTATGAAGGCGCGGGCGCGACGATCGTAGACTCCGCGGCCGAAGTTTGGCAACGATCCGATCTCGTGATGAAGGTGAAGGAGCCGCTTCGCTCCGAATACCCTTTTCTCCGCGCAGGGTTGATTCTCTTCACCTATCTTCACCTGGCGGCGAACGAGGAGTTGACCCGAATACTTCGAGAAAAAAAAGTCACGGCGATCGCCTATGAAACGATCCAACTGGACGACGGTTCGCTGCCGCTCTTGACGCCGATGAGCGAAGTCGCCGGTCGGCTTTCGCTCCAGGTCGGCGCCTGGTGCCTGCAGGCGGAGAACGGAGGGCGGGGAATTCTCCTCGGCGGCGCCTCCGGCGTGCGTCCCGGCAAAGTGGCGATCCTGGGAGCCGGGATCGCCGGCTCGAACGCTTGCAGAGTGGCCGAAGGCATGGGCGCCTATGTCAGCATTCTCGACGTGAATCCGTCGAAGCTCCGCTACGTCCACGATATTCTCGGCGGCCACGTCACGACGCTGATGTCGAACCGCGCGAACATCGAGGAAGAAGTCGTGGATGCCGATCTCGTGATCGGCACGGTCCTGATTCCGGGGGCGAAGACGCCGAAGCTGCTGTCGCGCGCGCTCATTAAGAGGATGAAGCCGGGAGCGGCGTTCATCGATATCTCGATCGATCAGGGAGGCTGCGCCGAGACCTCCCGTCCGACGACGCACCGCCATCCGATTTACGTCGAAGAGGAAGTCGTTCACTACTGCGTCACCAACATGCCCGCCATCGTTCCCAACACTTCCACCTACGCGCTCACCAACGCGACGCTCTCTTACGGGCTTCTGCTCGCAGACAAGGGAATTCCGCGAGCGCTCAAGGAAGACCGGGCGCTCGCCAAGGGCCTCAACACGTACCATGGGAAGATCACGCACGAAGGGGTGGCCGCGGCATTCGGACTGAAAGCCACGGCGCTGGCGGAGGCGATCGCAGCATGAGGCTCGTCACGCGCGCGGATTTCGACGGGCTCGCCTGCGGCGCCGTCATCACGCTCATGGAAGATACCGTCGATTCTTTTCTCTTCGTCGAACCCAAATTCATGCAGGACGGCATGGTGGACATTCGCAGCGGTGACATCATCGCCAACCTCCCCTACCATCCGAACTGCACGCTCTGGTTCGACCATCACATCACGAACGCGCCGGCGTGGGAAAAACATTCGGGAACGTCAGGAGAGGAAACCATCGTTCCCGGCAAAGGTGGATTCCGCATCGCGCCGAGCGCCGCGCGGGTCGTGTATGAATATTACACCACGGAAGACGTGAGGCGTGACCCTTCGACCTCGCTCAGGGTCATCCCCAGCCCATCGAAGGATGAGGCGAGAGACGAGAGTAAGATTCAAGAAAAGACTAAAGTGCTGGGATCAGAGCGGATCAAATACATGCTCGATGAGGCGGACAAGATCGACGCCGCAAAGCTCACGTCCGAGGACGTACTCCATCCGGCCGGATACGTGCTGATCTCGATGACGATCGACGGCAAATACGCCGAGGACGAGCCCTATTGGCGCCGGCTGATCGACTTGCTGCGCGACAAATCTTTAGAAGAGACGCTGAGCGATCCCGAAGTAAAAAAACGTTGCCAGACAATTCTCGACGTACAGGAGAAGTTCAAGAAAATCCTCCTCGAGCGGACGACGCTCAAAGGCAACGTCATTTTCACCGACCTGCGCGGCGTCAAGAATATTCCCGACGGCAACCGTTTTTTGGTCTACACGCTGTTCCCCAAGGGCAACATCTCTCTGAAAGTTGCCGACGATCTCCAACGACCGAACACGACGGCGATTTCCGTGGGCTACAACATCTTCGGCTCGACCTCCAAGGTCAACGTCGGCGCGTTGATGGAAAAGCACGGCGGCGGCGGGCACCGCGTGGTCGGCTCCTGCCGCGTGCCGAGCAGCGATGCCGACAAGCACGTGCAGGAGATCTTTGAAGAGATCAAAGAGTAGGCGTGAGGCGAAAGGCCCTTCGACGAGCTCAGGACAGGCATGAGGCGAGAGTTAAAAATTATCACGATCAAGAAAGCTCTTACACAGCTAAAAAAAATCAACGATGAAATTCGCTACACGTCCGTGGCGGAGGGGCGCGGCTTCAGTTCCGGCATCATCTCTTTCAGACCAAGAAAGCGCGCGGATGCGAAACAAATCGAGCACAGCGATCGCGACGTTCTCTGCCAGGTGCTCAAGGGACGCGGCCGGCTCAAGGTCAACGGCCGCAGGATCGCGCTCGCGCCGGGCACGCTTTGCCACATTCCCAAGCGGACGCCGCACGACTTCGCCGCGGGAAAAACCGGCGAGCTGGTGTTGTTCTATTCGCTGATCAAGACCGGCTGACTTCTCCGATGACAACCTTTAAACCCTTCAACCTTGATACCTCTTTTCGCCTTAGATACTTACTTTTGAAATGCTGAACAGAACGACTTCAAGAAAATTTATCGCGCCAAGACGCCAAGAACGCAAAGAAAGAAATATTTCTCTGGACTTGGCGTGCTTTGCGTCTTGGCGCGAGGCATTCTTATTCCGATTCTGTAAGCCAAATTCAAGGGGGAATTTCAAATATCTTTGGATAGTCGTTCCCCTTTTTTTGGCCTCCTGCTCCTCCAAGCTCGCCGTCGAGAGGCAGTACGTCCCGGCGCAGAACCTCATGGACATCGTCAAGGACTTCCAGCGCCTCGCGCGCGAGGACGTTTACCGCTTCCCGATCGCCAAGGACGTGACCGGCGTCAACATCATGAAGGCGACTCTCGTCCGCCTCGACGACTACGAAAGGAAAAATCCAAAACAATTTACCGACATCATCCAGTTCAGCCGGGCCGTCGCCTACGAGCGGCTGAGAGAGTATGAGCCGGCGCTCGCCAATTACCGCAAGGTCGCCGAGCTGGACGGCGCGCTCGGCGCCGAGGCGAAGAAAAATATCGAGGTCCTGGAATCGTTCAATAACATTCTGGACAAACCGCTTTCCACCGAGGACCCGTTCGCCTATATCAAAGGCCTCGACGAAAAGGTCGAGGCCTGGAATGAAATGGTCAAGCAGCATCAGGGCACGCCGTACGAATACCTCGCCCGCGTCGAGGAAGAGAGGATCGACCGGGCCAAGGTCGCCTTCGTCGAGCTAAACCGCTACCGCTTGACCGAGGGCAACCAGCTCACCATCCTGGCCTACAGCCAGCTCATCACCAAGCACCGCCAGAGCAAGAATTATTACCGCTATCTTCTGGACTTCGGCGACTTCTATCTCCGTCTGGCGCGCGAGTACACGGCGCAGAACGATCCCGAGGGTCTGGCGTTCGAGCTCCCGGTCTATGAGCAGCTTGCAAAGTCCGCTCTAAGGTTTTATACGGAAGTGGCGGACGTGGACGGAATCGTGGAGAAAATCGAAGCCCAGGGCAAGGTCGAGGCGCTGAGAGGACAGACGGAAAGAATCCGGAGACTCAGCCGGTGAGACGCATCTATAAACCTGCGCTGTTGTGCGCCTTGTGCATGCTGGCCTGGCTCGCCTTTGGCGGCGGGCAAATTGCGGCGCAAGAGAACCCGGATCTCGCCGAGCGGATTCTCAACCCTCTGCCCGAGTTCGATCCCTTCGACAAGCCGCCTGCCGCGCCGCAATTTTTTCCCGACGAGGTGGACAAGCGCGCGCGCGCCGCAATGATCGGCGCGCTCACCGGCAAGAGCGAGAATCTCGCGGACGACCTCCGCTTCTTCACCGAGCGCGACGCCCGGCTGAAAAAAGAGCGCGGCACGATCACCGGCCTTACGGATCAGGTCCGCGATCTCACCAACAACACGATTCAGGATCGCGAGCGCTATCTGGAGGCGCAGCGACAGGCCCTCACGTTCGTCGCCTCGCCGCAGCACAAGCAGCTCATCGAGTCGCGCATCAAGAACGACGACTTGAACCAGGCCAACGAGCAGCTCAAAAAGGCCGCGCACAACAAATGGGGCGGCATCTTGAACCGCATGCTGACCTCGGTGGACCTGGCGAACGTCGCCACGGGAAATTACATCGGCGCCGGCGTCGATTCCGCCATGCAGCAAATCGTTTTCCTGGGCTCGTCGGAGATGCCGACCGAAGAGCGCCGCGCGCTCGCGCTGCTCAACGAGCACGTCAAGCGCCACCCCGACGATCCTAAAAATCCCGAGATCCGAAAGCAGATCGAGGCGCTGGAAAAAAAGAAGCAGCGCTTCCTGGCCGGAAAGCAGATCGACAAGGCGGAGGAGGCGATCAAGAAAAAAGATTTTTCCAAGGCCGAGTTCCATTACGAGGTCGCTGCCGTGATCGACCCGCTGTCGCGCCCGGCGGAAGCGGGCCTCGGGAAGCTGAAGGAGCGCGCCCAGGCGGAGGAGCAGGAAAGAAAGAAAGCGCTTGCCGGAGCGCCGTCCAAGCAAACCGCCGCCGCGCCTGAAGACCGCGGCATGCAAGATAGGACGGATCTTCTCTACGCGCTCACGCTGCGAGATGCGGAAAAAATTCAGTCCCAGGCCGCGGCGCTGGAAAAGAAGCACCGCGGCAAGCCGGCGGCCGAAGCGGCGCGCGACGCCGCCGCCGTCGGATTGGAGATCAAAGGCCGGCACGAGGACGCCAAGAAGATTTTGCGGCAGGTCGCCGACTCGAACGCGCCGCACGAGCGCCGGCGGGCGCAGTCGCTCCTCGACAGTCCGGATTATAATCTGCTGGCCTCGTTCGAGCGGGCGCGCACCGAGCGGAGCCTCGACACGGTCAAATTCGTTCTCCTGGGCGACGACTTCCTCAAGAAAAATCTGCTCATCGGCGTCGCGCCGCTCGCGGCCGCCGGGCCGGCCGGCGCCGGCTCGGTCGCGGCGGCGAACGTCATGATCATCGGCACCAATCTCTTTCAGGTGCTGACCAACAACCCGATCTCGCACCAGAACGTCGTCGATAAAGGAGTCGACTACATCCGCAATCACCCCGAGTCGGCAATCGACGTCTACAGCGTTCTCGCCGGCGTTTACGAAGACGCGGGCATGTACGACAAGGCGATCGCTTATCACGAGATGTCCGGCAAGGCCTCGGAGAAAAAACTCGCCGACCTCAAAGAAAAAGCCGCGAAAGAGCTGCTGCAAGCCGCCGCCAAAACCGGCGACCGCGGCGCGCAAGAACACTACTTGAAACAGATCCTCGATATTTATGAGGACAGCGAGGCCGCCAAAGACGCGATGCAGCGGCTTTCGCGCATGACCAAGATGGCAAATCAGGGCCTCAGGATGAGCAAGAAATTTTTGCTGGAAAACCCGGACCTTTACGGCGCGCAGGGACTGGCGCTGAAGCCGTCCCTCTTCGACGGCAACTTGAGCAACATGGAGCTGGCGGACAAGGGCGTGAGCCTTATCGGCGACAACGAGGTGCTGCTCAATTACCAGACTCCCTGGGGCGTGCGCAGCCAGGTCTATCGCATCAACGACGACACCAGCAACCGTTTTCAGATGGCGGTGAGACAACGAAACTACGACCTGGCGATGGCGGACGTGGACACGAGAGCGAAGAACAGCCAGGGCGGAATAAAAAACGTGCCGCGCGCGCTGCTCGCGGGCAACCTGGCGAAGAAGCCGTCGGAGACGGACACGGGCGACACCACGCTTAGGTTCGTGCGCGAGGTCGGCGCGCCCTCGACGGCGACCTCCCCTGGAGGACTCGACACCCATCTCCAGACGGAGGCCGAAAGAGATCCCACCACGAGATTCAAGCTGCCGCCCATCCAAGGCAGCATCTCGGCCAGCCAGTTCAACGTCACCGGCGGGCTGCCCGCCGGACTATGGGGCGACAAGCTGATGATCGGCGCCGATCAAGGAAGTCCTTTTGCCGGCGTGCTGCTCCCGATTCCGCTGCTGCAAGGCTTCATCCCGGTAGATTTCATGGTTCAGGGCCGGCCGGGCCGCGTTTCCCTCTTTCCCAAGATCCACCTCTCCCAGGACAAGGGCAACGATCAGGAACTCTTCCGCTGATCCGAGCTATGTCGCAGCCGTCCACCTGAGGGTTTCTTGCTTAAAAAAACTTTCGGCCGCGGATTCGTCTCCATCGTCGCCGGCCTCGTCCTGTGGGAAATTTTGACTCGCCTCTTGCTGGAGAACGAGCTTCTGATCCCGCCGCCGAGCAGCGTCCTCCGCGCTCTTATGAAATTGGCCGCGAGCGGCCAGCTCAACAAGCACCTCTCCGCAACGCTCTTCGAATTCACCTGCGGCTTCGGCACGGCTTGCTTCGTCGGCATTCTGCTCGGCTATCTCATGGGCCGGTATAAATGGTTCGACGACGTCATGGATCCGTGGATCGCGACGCTCTATTCCGTTCCCGTCATCGCCTTCGTGCCTTTCATTATTATCTGGTTCGGCATCGGACTTTTCTCTAAGGTCATCGTGGTTTTCAAGATCACTGCCGTCGCGATCATGCTGAACACCGCGGCGGGAATCAAAAACATCGACCCCACGTTCCTGGAGCTCTCGAAATCCCTGCGGCTGAATCCGTGGGAGACCACGTTTAAAGTCCGCCTGCCGGCGGCCATGCCTTACATCATCACGGGAATGCGACTCGGAGTCGGCCGCGCGCTGCTCGGAGTGATCGTCGCCGAGCTGATGGCCGCCAACGCCGGATTGGGCTATATGTTGCGCGACGCGTCGGAGACCTGGGACAGCCCCAAGCTCTTTGTGACCGTAGTCCTCCTGGCGGCGTTGGGGATGGGAAGCTTCACGTTGATAAAAAAGGGCGAGCAGAAGCTCGCGCCCTGGCGCGAGACCGCCGAGTGGTGATCATGAGAAGCTTGTTGAAGCCGATTTCGGTGCTGGCCGGCTTCGTCCTCTGGCACGTCCTGGCGACGCGCGTCGTCAACGACGCGACTCTTCTCGTTTCGCCGCTGGTCGTGGTCGCCAAAGGCTATGACATGCTGTTCGTCACCGCGGATCTCTACCCGCACCTTTACGCCAGCTCGTGGATTTTTCTCCAGGGCATGCTTCTCGCCACCGTAGTCGGCGTCCCCATCGGCTTTGTAATGGCGCTGAGCCCGGTCGTGAGAGACTATTTGACGCCGTGGATGACCGCGCTCTACACGACGCCGCGCATCGCCTTCGCGCCCGTCATCCTGCTCTGGTTCGGCATCGACCTCTTGTCCAAAGTCATCATCGTCTTTCTCGGCTGCGTCTTTCCCATTCTCATCAATTCCTTTTACGGAATGAGAGTGGTGAGCCGGGAGTTTGTCGAGGTGGGCCGTTCCTTCCGCCTGTCTCGCGGCAGGCTCTTCCTAAAAATTCTGTTGCCCGCATCGGTCCCGTTCATTCTGTCCGGACTACGGCTCGCCGTCGGCCGCGGACTCACCGGCGTGGCGATCGCCGAGTGGTTCGGCGCGACCGAGGGTTTGGGCTACCTGATCTTCTTCGCCGGGCAGACGCTCAACATCCCCATTCTCTTCGTCGGCGTGGCGGTCTTCGCCATCCTCGGCATTCTCGGTTTTCAGTTGCTCAGAATCATCGAAGACTTCGCCAGCCCGTGGAGAAAGGAGCTGGCGATAAAATAGTTATGGCCGGGCCCGTACTTGAGCTGAGAAATCTTACCAAAGAAGTGCCGACCGGGAATCAACACCCGTTCGTCATTTTCAAGGACATCAATCTGACCGTCAGAGAGGGCGAGTTCGTCAGCATCGTGGGGCCGAGCGGCTGCGGAAAAACGACTCTGCTCCGCGTCATCAACGGCCTGCTGCCGCAGTCCGGCGGACAGATATTCCTCGACGGCAAAGAGCAGAGCGGCGCCGGCAACGATCTAGTGATGGGGTTTGTTTTCCAGGGGGCCTCGCTGCTGCCGTGGCGCACGAGCCTGAAGAACGTTCTTCTCGGCGTGGAAGGAAGAAAATCCTCCAGGGAGGCGGAAGAGACCGCGCGCCGTTATTTGAACCTCGTCGGGCTCTCCGGCTTCGAGAACCATTACCCGCATCAGCTCTCCGGCGGCATGCAGCAGCGCGTCAATCTGGCGCGCGCGCTGGTCGTCGATCCGAGAATTCTGCTCATGGACGAGCCCTTCGCCGCGCTCGATGCGCAGACGCGGACTTTCATGCAGTTGGAGCTGCTGAGAATCTGGTGGCAGACGAAGAAGACGGTCATTTTCATCACCCACATGATTTCGGAGGCGATCCTGCTCTCGGACCGCGTCGTCGTCTTCAGCCATCGTCCGGGGCGCGTGCGTTCCGAGTACGCGGTCCCGCTTGCGCGCCCGAGAAATCTCGATATAAAATCCGATCCTCGCTTCGTCGAGCTGGAAAACGTCGTCTGGAAACAGATCGAGGAAGAGGTCAAGGCCGCCCGCGAAGGCGGCCCCATCTAAGAAAGATGGAGTGCTGGAGCACTGGAGTGATGGAGTAATGTTCAACGGAGGTTTTATGGCATCTCACAGCGTAAAAGTTTGGATTTTCATCTTCCTACTGCCTATCGCCTACTGCCTACCGCCTTCTTCGGAAGCCGGCGAAGCCGGCCTTCCCACCGTCCGCTTCGTCCAGAGCGGCCGCACCGCGTCGAGTTGGCCCCTGTTCGTCGGCGAAGAGAAGAAGTTCTTTCAAAAAAACGGAATTTATCTGGAAGAGATCATCATCCGCGGGGGCACCAACGTAACACGCGCCGTTCTTAGCAATACGATTCCCATCGGGCGGATTAACCCTGACTACGTGATCGACGCGATGGAGAAGGGCGCGCACGTAAAAATCGCCTCGGGCGCGATGGAAAAGTTGCCATACGATCTCGTGGGGCGCCCGGAGATCAAGAACGGCGCGGCCCTCAAAGGAAAAACGATCGGGGTCGATAGCCTTACCGGCGGGACCACCCTAATGCTTTGGGAGGTAACGGAAAAAGCGTTCGGACTAAAACAGAATGACTACAAGCTTCTCGTCGTGGGAACCTCGCCGGACCGATACGCGGCCCTCAAAGGAGGCTCGGTCCAAGCTACTTTCATGGGTCCTCCGTTCAATTTGCGCGCGGAGAAAGAGGGTTTCACAAAACTCACTGACTTCCATAAGTATCTCGGCCCTATCCAATTTGTAGTCCAGTTCGTCCATGACGATTATCTCAAATCCAACCGAGCCGAGGTTGTCAAGGTCTTAAAGGGGATGGCTGAGGCGACCCGGTGGCTGTACGATCCCAAAAACAAGGAAGAGTCCCTGGCCATTTACGTCAAGCTTTTGAAGAGCACACGAGAAGCGGCTGAGGCTGATTACCGCTACATGATCGAAGAGTTTAAACCGTTCCCAGTCGATGGCGCTATTAACAAGCAGGCGATTGAAAAGACCTTTGATTTGAGGGAAAAAGCGGGAAGATACGAAGGCAAGAAAGCCCCTTCGTATACCGGCTATGTCGATATGACTCTTGTGGAGGAGGCTAAAAAGCAGCTTGGATGGAAATAATTTTGTCGAAAGGTGCACCTATGAAAATATTTTTCCAGACCGTGACGTTGATCGCGCTTGTTCAGCTCTGCGCTTCCGGTAAGCTCCCGGCTCAGGAACTGAAGAAGATCAGAATCGGGTATCCGTCGTTGAGCTTCCGGCAGAGCAACGTCTGGGTGGCAAGAGAAGTCGGCCTGTTCAAGAAATACGGCCTGGACGTGGACCCGGTTTTTCTTCGCGGCGGGCAGATCGCGACGCAGGCGCTGGCCGGCGGCGATCCGCCGATCGTGAACATCGGCACGGTGGTGCAGGCCAATCTGACCGGCTTTAGCCTCGTGCTCGT from Candidatus Binatia bacterium includes these protein-coding regions:
- a CDS encoding four helix bundle protein, which produces MKYRRFEELPVWQDSAGLARAMYEFTSIEPLRRHPGLRDQLERAALSISNNIAEGFERGSTSELLAFLFIARGSAGEVRSMLLVIEGWPTLDDFKSQISDLKNRSENISRQLYGWIEKLKESDISGQRHLDEKARTRYAGKRDREEFLEQIRRINEEAAEERRKSRKPESES
- a CDS encoding DUF423 domain-containing protein, translated to MDRFFFAAGSISAFLAVALGAFAAHGLKGKLTADMFATFEVGVRYHMYHALALLAVAWASTRWPGSSATAAGWLFIFGTVVFSGSLYLLALGGPRWLGAITPIGGLAFLLAWLLLAWSVWR
- the ald gene encoding alanine dehydrogenase, which produces MIIGVPKEIKEEENRVAITPTGVAAFIAHGHQVLMQKGAGTGSGILDRSYEGAGATIVDSAAEVWQRSDLVMKVKEPLRSEYPFLRAGLILFTYLHLAANEELTRILREKKVTAIAYETIQLDDGSLPLLTPMSEVAGRLSLQVGAWCLQAENGGRGILLGGASGVRPGKVAILGAGIAGSNACRVAEGMGAYVSILDVNPSKLRYVHDILGGHVTTLMSNRANIEEEVVDADLVIGTVLIPGAKTPKLLSRALIKRMKPGAAFIDISIDQGGCAETSRPTTHRHPIYVEEEVVHYCVTNMPAIVPNTSTYALTNATLSYGLLLADKGIPRALKEDRALAKGLNTYHGKITHEGVAAAFGLKATALAEAIAA
- a CDS encoding cupin domain-containing protein, translated to MRRELKIITIKKALTQLKKINDEIRYTSVAEGRGFSSGIISFRPRKRADAKQIEHSDRDVLCQVLKGRGRLKVNGRRIALAPGTLCHIPKRTPHDFAAGKTGELVLFYSLIKTG
- a CDS encoding ABC transporter permease, translating into MLKKTFGRGFVSIVAGLVLWEILTRLLLENELLIPPPSSVLRALMKLAASGQLNKHLSATLFEFTCGFGTACFVGILLGYLMGRYKWFDDVMDPWIATLYSVPVIAFVPFIIIWFGIGLFSKVIVVFKITAVAIMLNTAAGIKNIDPTFLELSKSLRLNPWETTFKVRLPAAMPYIITGMRLGVGRALLGVIVAELMAANAGLGYMLRDASETWDSPKLFVTVVLLAALGMGSFTLIKKGEQKLAPWRETAEW
- a CDS encoding ABC transporter permease, translating into MRSLLKPISVLAGFVLWHVLATRVVNDATLLVSPLVVVAKGYDMLFVTADLYPHLYASSWIFLQGMLLATVVGVPIGFVMALSPVVRDYLTPWMTALYTTPRIAFAPVILLWFGIDLLSKVIIVFLGCVFPILINSFYGMRVVSREFVEVGRSFRLSRGRLFLKILLPASVPFILSGLRLAVGRGLTGVAIAEWFGATEGLGYLIFFAGQTLNIPILFVGVAVFAILGILGFQLLRIIEDFASPWRKELAIK
- a CDS encoding ABC transporter ATP-binding protein encodes the protein MAGPVLELRNLTKEVPTGNQHPFVIFKDINLTVREGEFVSIVGPSGCGKTTLLRVINGLLPQSGGQIFLDGKEQSGAGNDLVMGFVFQGASLLPWRTSLKNVLLGVEGRKSSREAEETARRYLNLVGLSGFENHYPHQLSGGMQQRVNLARALVVDPRILLMDEPFAALDAQTRTFMQLELLRIWWQTKKTVIFITHMISEAILLSDRVVVFSHRPGRVRSEYAVPLARPRNLDIKSDPRFVELENVVWKQIEEEVKAAREGGPI
- a CDS encoding ABC transporter substrate-binding protein; protein product: MASHSVKVWIFIFLLPIAYCLPPSSEAGEAGLPTVRFVQSGRTASSWPLFVGEEKKFFQKNGIYLEEIIIRGGTNVTRAVLSNTIPIGRINPDYVIDAMEKGAHVKIASGAMEKLPYDLVGRPEIKNGAALKGKTIGVDSLTGGTTLMLWEVTEKAFGLKQNDYKLLVVGTSPDRYAALKGGSVQATFMGPPFNLRAEKEGFTKLTDFHKYLGPIQFVVQFVHDDYLKSNRAEVVKVLKGMAEATRWLYDPKNKEESLAIYVKLLKSTREAAEADYRYMIEEFKPFPVDGAINKQAIEKTFDLREKAGRYEGKKAPSYTGYVDMTLVEEAKKQLGWK